Proteins encoded together in one Meles meles chromosome 7, mMelMel3.1 paternal haplotype, whole genome shotgun sequence window:
- the BAZ2A gene encoding bromodomain adjacent to zinc finger domain protein 2A isoform X1 has translation MEANDHFNFTGLPPAPAASGLKPSPSSGEGLYTNGSPMNFPQQGKSLNGDVNVNGLSTVSHTTTSGILNSAPHSSSTSHLHHPSVAYDCLWNYSQYPSANSGNNLKDPPLLSQFSGGQYPLNGILGGSRQPSSPSHNTNLRAGSQEFWANGTQSPMGLNFDSQELYDSFPDQNFEVMPNGPPSFFTSPQTSPMLGSSIQTFAPSQEVGSGIHPDEAAEKELTSVVAENGTGLVGSLELEEEQPELKICGYNGSVPSVESLHQEVSVLVPDPTVSCLDDPSHLPDQLEDTPILSEVSLEPFNPLAPEPVSGGLYGIDDTELMGAEDKLPLEDSPVISALDCPSLNNATAFSLLADDSQTSASIFASPTSPPVLGESVLQDNSFDLNNGSDAEQEEMETQASDFPPPLTQPASDQSSTIQLHPATSPAVPPTASPAISLAVSPAASLEISPEVSPAVSPAVSPEISPVISPAAFPAVSPTSSAALPPVSSDVSLTGSPVTSPKVSPAVSPVSVLPAASSADKDVSTFPETTTDLEEITGEGVTTSGNGDVLRRRIATPEEVRLPLQHGWRREVRIKKGSHRWQGETWYYGPCGKRMKQFPEVIKYLSRNVVHNVRREHFSFSPRMPVGDFFEERDTPEGLQWVQLSAEEIPSRIQAITGKRGRPRNTEKAKTKEVPKVKRGRGRPPKVKIAELLNKTDNRLLKKLEAQETLNEEDKAKMSKIKKKMKQKVRGECQSTIQGQARNKRKQETKSLKQKEAKKKSKAEKEKVKTKQEKLKEKVKREKKEKVKMKEKEEVAKGKSACKADKTLAMQRRLEERQRQQMILEEMKKPTEDMCLTDHQPLPDFSRIPGLILPSGAFSDCLTIVEFLHSFGKVLGFDPAKDVPSLGVLQEGLLCQGDSLGEVQDLLVRLLKAALYDPGLPSYCQSLKILGEKVSEIPLTRDNVSEILRCFLMAYGVEPALCDSLRTQPFQAQPPQQKAAVLAFLVHELNGSTLIINEIDKTLESMSSYRKNKWIVEGRLRRLKTALAKRTGRPEVEMQGPEEGLGRRRSSRIMEETSGMEEDDEEETVATVHGRRGRRDGEVDAIASSIPELERQIEKLSKRQLFFRKKLLHSSQMLRAVSLGQDRYRRRYWVLPYLAGIFVEGTEESLVPEDVIKQETDSLKVAAHPAPSPAPFSLKKELGSSGTSASTPARARGRPRKTKPGSLQPRHLKSPGRGQGSEQHDAQLQPEIQPHPQLQAQPQLQPQLQPQPQLQLHPQPQNGFLEPEGSPLSLGQSQHDLSQSAFLSWLSQTQSHGSLLSSSVLTPDSSPGKLDPTPSQPLEEPEPDETEPIPDSQAPWFSLAQMPCNAAPTPPPAVSEDQPTLSPQQPASSKPMSRPSAANPCSPVQLSSTPLPGMASKRRTGDPGGTSQSLTGAGQPKRRGRPPSKFFKQMEQRYLTQLTAQPVPPEMCSGWWCIQDPETLDATLKALHPRGIREKALHKHLNKHRDFLQEVCLRPSTDPIFEPSQLPAFQEGIMSWSPKEKTYETDLAVLQWVEELEQRVILSDLQIRGWTCPSPDSTREDLAYCEHLPDSQEDITWRGRGREGLAPQRKSTNPLDLAVMRLAALEQNVERRYLREPLWPAHEVVLEKALLSTPSGAPQCTTTEISYEITPRIRAWRQTLERCRSAAQVCLCLGQLERSIAWEKSVNKVTCLVCRKGDNDEFLLLCDGCDRGCHIYCHRPKMEAVPEGDWFCAVCLAQQVEGGFTQKPGFPKRGQKRKNSYELNFPEGDGRRRRVLSRGRESPAVPRYSEEGLSPSKRRRFSMRNHHSDLTFCEIILMEMESHDAAWPFLEPVNPRLVSGYRRIIKNPMDFSTMRERLLRGGYTSSEEFAADALLVFDNCQTFNEDDSEVGKAGHIMRRFFESRWEEFYQGKQANL, from the exons ATGGAGGCAAACGACCATTTTAACTTTACTGGCCTTCCCCCTGCACCTGCTGCCTCAGGACTGAAaccctctccctcctcagggGAGGGCCTCTACACTAACGGGTCTCCCATGAACTTCCCCCAGCAAGGGAAAA gTTTGAATGGGGATGTGAATGTTAATGGCTTATCTACTGTATCTCACACTACTACTTCAGGGATTTTGAATTCTGCTCCCCACTCCTCCAGCACCTCACACCTCCATCACCCCAGCGTGGCCTACGACTGTCTCTGGAACTACTCACAGTACCCATCTGCCAATTCTGGCAACAACCTCAAGGACCCACCCCTTCTCTCCCAATTCTCGGGGGGACAATACCCACTCAACGGCATCCTTGGGGGCAGCCGGCAACCTTCATCCCCAAGTCACAACACTAACCTTCGGGCTGGGAGCCAAGAGTTCTGGGCCAACGGTACCCAGAGTCCCATGGGGCTTAACTTCGACTCACAGGAACTGTATGATTCCTTTCCTGACCAGAATTTTGAGGTGATGCCCAATGGACCCCCTAGTTTTTTCACCTCCCCACAGACTTCTCCTATGTTGGGATCCAGTATCCAGACCTTCGCACCCTCCCAGGAGGTAGGCAGTGGTATCCATCCTGATGAGGCGGCAGAAAAGGAGCTGACATCAGTTGTGGCGGAGAATGGCACTGGCTTGGTAGGCAGCCTGGAGCTGGAAGAAGAGCAGCCAG AACTGAAGATATGTGGCTACAATGGCTCTGTCCCTTCTGTGGAATCATTACACCAAGAGGTCTCAGTCTTGGTCCCTGACCCCACAGTGAGCTGCTTAGATGATCCTTCACATCTTCCTGATCAACTGGAAGACACTCCAATCCTCAGTGAAGTCTCTCTGGAGCCCTTCAACCCCCTGGCACCAG AGCCAGTGAGTGGAGGACTCTATGGTATAGATGACACGGAGCTGATGGGTGCAGAGGACAAGCTGCCTCTTGAGGACAGCCCTGTGATTTCTGCCCTTGATTGCCCTTCCCTCAATAATGCCACTGCCTTCAGTCTCCTGGCAGATGACAGTCAGACTTCAGCCTCTATCTTTGCCAGCCCAACCTCTCCACCTGTCCTTGGAGAGTCTGTCCTGCAAG ATAATAGCTTTGACCTGAATAATGGTAGTGATGcagaacaggaagaaatggagactCAGGCTTCAGACTTCCCACCACCTCTGACCCAGCCAGCCTCTGACCAGTCATCCACTATTCAGCTCCATCCAGCAACTTCACCAGCAGTCCCGCCAACGGCCTCCCCGGCAATCTCTCTGGCAGTTTCGCCAGCAGCCTCCCTGGAAATCTCTCCAGAAGTCTCCCCAGCGGTTTCGCCAGCAGTCTCCCCGGAAATTTCCCCAGTCATCTCCCCAGCAGCCTTCCCAGCTGTCTCTCCAACTTCCTCAGCAGCTCTCCCACCAGTCTCCTCAGACGTCTCCTTGACAGGCTCCCCAGTGACCTCCCCAAAAGTGTCCCCTGCAGTTTCCCCAGTATCTGTCCTCCCAGCAGCCTCCTCAGCAGATAAGGATGTCAGCACCTTCCCTGAAACCACCACTGACCTGGAAGAGATCACTGGAGAAGGAGTCACTACTTCTGGTAATG GTGATGTCCTGAGGAGACGTATTGCTACCCCAGAAGAAGTCCGTCTTCCCCTCCAACATGG GTGGCGGAGAGAGGTGCGCATCAAGAAGGGCAGCCACCGGTGGCAAGGGGAGACATGGTATTATGGTCCCTGTGGGAAGAGGATGAAACAGTTTCCAGAAGTGATCAAG TACCTGAGCCGCAACGTGGTACACAATGTCCGTCGTGAGCACTTCAGTTTCAGTCCCCGTATGCCTGTTGGAGATTTCTTTGAAGAGAGAGACACGCCAGAG GGCTTGCAGTGGGTACAGCTCTCAGCAGAGGAGATCCCGTCCAGGATTCAGGCAATTACCGGGAAACGGGGCCGACCTCGAAACACTGAGAAGGCCAAGACTAAGGAAGTCCCCAAGGTGAAACGGGGACGAGGTCGGCCACCCAAGGTCAAAATCGCTGAGCTGCTGAATAAGACAGATAACCGCCTCCTAAAGAAACTGGAGGCCCAAG AAACACTGAATGAGGAGGATAAAGCAAAGATGAGTAAAATCAAGAAGAAGATGAAGCAGAAGGTACGAGGAGAATGTCAGTCTACTATCCAAGGGCAG GCCAGAAACAAGCGGAAACAAGAGACCAAGAGCTTAAAGCAGAAGGAAGCTAAGAAGAAATCCAAG GCTGAGAAGGAGAAGGtaaagacaaagcaggaaaaactgaaggaaaaagtgaaaagggagaagaaggagaaagtaaaaatgaaggaaaaggaggaagtggCCAAAGGCAAGTCAGCCTGTAAAGCTGATAAAACGCTGGCCATGCAGAGGCGCTTGGAGGAGCGGCAGAGGCAGCAGATGATCTTGGAGGAGATGAAGAAGCCCACAGAGGACATGTGTCTGACTGATCACCAG CCCCTACCTGACTTCTCCCGCATCCCTGGTCTGATCCTGCCTAGTGGGGCCTTCTCAGACTGCTTGACCATCGTGGAATTCCTGCACAGCTTCGGCAAGGTGCTAGGCTTTGACCCTGCCAAAGATGTACCCAGCCTGGGGGTCCTGCAGGAGGGACTCCTGTGTCAAGGCGACAGCCTGGGTGAGGTGCAGGATCTGCTGGTGCGGCTCCTGAAGGCTGCGCTCTATGATCCCGGCCTGCCCTCTTACTGTCAG TCCTTGAAGATCTTGGGGGAGAAGGTGTCCGAGATCCCACTGACAAGAGACAATGTGTCTGAGATCCTGCGCTGCTTCCTCATGGCATATGGAGTGGAGCCTGCCCTCTGTGACAGCCTGCGCACCCAGCCTTTTCAGGCCCAGCCCCCGCAACAGAAAGCTGCTGTCTTGGCCTTCCTTGTGCATGAGCTCAATGGCTCGACCCTCATCATCAA TGAGATCGACAAGACTCTGGAGAGTATGTCCAGCTACAGGAAAAACAAGTGGATTGTTGAAGGCCGGCTCCGGAG ACTAAAAACTGCTCTGGCCAAGCGAACTGGGCGGCCTGAAGTAGAGATGCAAGGGCCAGAGGAGGGCCTGGGGCGGAGGCGTAGCTCTCGCATCATGGAGGAGACCAGTGGTATGGAAGAAGATGACGAGGAAGAGACTGTAGCAACTGTCCATGGCCGTAGGGGTCGAAGAGATGGAGAG GTTGATGCCATAGCATCAAGCATCCCAGAGCTGGAGCGCCAGATAGAAAAACTGAGCAAG CGTCAGCTCTTCTTTCGAAAAAAGCTGCTTCACTCATCCCAGATGCTTCGGGCAGTCTCCTTGGGTCAAGACCGCTACAGACGCCGCTACTGGGTGTTGCCCTATTTGGCTGGTATCTTTGTGGAAGGAACAGAGGAGAGCTTAG TTCCTGAGGATGTGATTAAGCAGGAAACGGACTCCTTAAAAGTGGCAGCCCATCCAgcacccagcccagcccccttCTCCCTGAAGAAGGAGTTAGGTAGTTCCGGCACCTCTGCCAGTACTCCTGCCCGGGCCCGAGGCCGACCTCGGAAAACTAAGCCTGGGTCTCTGCAACCTAGGCACCTGAAATCACCTGGCCGGGGCCAGGGTTCTGAACAGCACGATGCCCAGCTTCAGCCCGAGATTCAGCCCCATCCTCAGCTTCAGGCTCAGCCCCAGCTCCAGCCTCAGCTCCAGCCTCAACCCCAGCTTCAGCTTCATCCTCAGCCCCAAAATGGGTTCTTGGAGCCAGAAGGCTCCCCCTTGTCCTTGGGTCAGAGCCAGCATGACCTAAGTCAGTCAGCTTTTCTGTCTTGGCTGAGCCAGACTCAGAgccatggctccctgctgagcagctcAGTCCTCACACCTGACAGCAGCCCTGGAAAACTGGACCCAACCCCATCACAACCCTTGGAGGAGCCAGAGCCTGATGAGACAGAGCCCATCCCTGATTCTCAAGCTCCCTGGTTTAGCTTAGCCCAGATGCCTTGCAATGCTGCCCCTACACCACCCCCAGCAGTTTCTGAGGACCAGCCTACTCTCTCCCCTCAGCAGCCTGCCTCCTCCAAGCCA ATGAGTCGACCCAGTGCGGCCAACCCCTGTTCTCCAGTACAGCTCTCTTCTACCCCCTTGCCTGGGATGGCCTCTAAGAGGCGAACAGGAGACCCTGGGGGCACATCACAGAGTCTCACAGGGGCAGGACAGCCAAAACGGAGGGGGAGACCCCCCAGTAAGTTCTTCAAACAGATGGAACAGCGTTATCTAACCCAGCTGACAGCCCAGCCTGTCCCCCCTG AGATGTGCTCTGGCTGGTGGTGCATCCAAGATCCTGAGACCCTCGATGCTACCCTCAAGGCCCTGCACCCCCGAGGCATCCGAGAAAAGGCACTTCACAAACACCTCAACAAGCACAGGGACTTCTTACAGGAAGTCTGCCTGCGGCCCTCCACTG ACCCCATCTTTGAGCCTAGTCAGCTACCTGCCTTTCAAGAGGGGATTATGAGCTGGTCCCCTAAAGAGAAGACCTATGAGACAGACCTGGCTGTGCTTCAGTGGGTAGAGGAGCTGGAACAACGGGTTATCCTCTCTGACCTGCAGATTCGG GGCTGGACATGTCCTAGCCCAGACTCTACTCGTGAAGACTTGGCCTACTGTGAGCATCTGCCTGACTCCCAGGAGGATATCACCTGGAGAGGTCGAGGTAGGGAAGGACTGGCACCCCAGCGTAAAAGCACCAACCCGCTGGACCTGGCCGTGATGCGCCTGGCTGCTCTGGAGCAGAATGTGGAGCGACGGTATCTCCGGGAGCCCCTCTGGCCAGCTCATGAGGTTGTGCTGGAGAAGGCCTTGCTCAGCACGCCCAGTGGTGCCCCCCAGTGCACCACTACAGAGAT atccTATGAGATCACTCCTCGAATTCGGGCCTGGCGCCAGACACTTGAGCGGTGCCGGAGTGCAGCGCAGGTGTGCTTGTGCCTAGGCCAGCTGGAGAGGTCCATTGCCTGGGAGAAGTCAGTCAACAAAGTG ACCTGTCTCGTCTGCCGGAAGGGTGACAATGATGAGTTTCTTCTGCTTTGTGATGGATGTGACCGTGGTTGCCACATTTACTGCCATCGGCCTAAGATGGAGGCTGTCCCAGAAGGAGATTGGTTCTGTGCAGTATGTTTGGCCCAG
- the BAZ2A gene encoding bromodomain adjacent to zinc finger domain protein 2A isoform X2: protein MEANDHFNFTGLPPAPAASGLKPSPSSGEGLYTNGSPMNFPQQGKSLNGDVNVNGLSTVSHTTTSGILNSAPHSSSTSHLHHPSVAYDCLWNYSQYPSANSGNNLKDPPLLSQFSGGQYPLNGILGGSRQPSSPSHNTNLRAGSQEFWANGTQSPMGLNFDSQELYDSFPDQNFEVMPNGPPSFFTSPQTSPMLGSSIQTFAPSQEVGSGIHPDEAAEKELTSVVAENGTGLVGSLELEEEQPELKICGYNGSVPSVESLHQEVSVLVPDPTVSCLDDPSHLPDQLEDTPILSEVSLEPFNPLAPEPVSGGLYGIDDTELMGAEDKLPLEDSPVISALDCPSLNNATAFSLLADDSQTSASIFASPTSPPVLGESVLQDNSFDLNNGSDAEQEEMETQASDFPPPLTQPASDQSSTIQLHPATSPAVPPTASPAISLAVSPAASLEISPEVSPAVSPAVSPEISPVISPAAFPAVSPTSSAALPPVSSDVSLTGSPVTSPKVSPAVSPVSVLPAASSADKDVSTFPETTTDLEEITGEGVTTSGNGDVLRRRIATPEEVRLPLQHGWRREVRIKKGSHRWQGETWYYGPCGKRMKQFPEVIKYLSRNVVHNVRREHFSFSPRMPVGDFFEERDTPEGLQWVQLSAEEIPSRIQAITGKRGRPRNTEKAKTKEVPKVKRGRGRPPKVKIAELLNKTDNRLLKKLEAQETLNEEDKAKMSKIKKKMKQKVRGECQSTIQGQARNKRKQETKSLKQKEAKKKSKAEKEKVKTKQEKLKEKVKREKKEKVKMKEKEEVAKGKSACKADKTLAMQRRLEERQRQQMILEEMKKPTEDMCLTDHQPLPDFSRIPGLILPSGAFSDCLTIVEFLHSFGKVLGFDPAKDVPSLGVLQEGLLCQGDSLGEVQDLLVRLLKAALYDPGLPSYCQSLKILGEKVSEIPLTRDNVSEILRCFLMAYGVEPALCDSLRTQPFQAQPPQQKAAVLAFLVHELNGSTLIINEIDKTLESMSSYRKNKWIVEGRLRRLKTALAKRTGRPEVEMQGPEEGLGRRRSSRIMEETSGMEEDDEEETVATVHGRRGRRDGEVDAIASSIPELERQIEKLSKRQLFFRKKLLHSSQMLRAVSLGQDRYRRRYWVLPYLAGIFVEGTEESLVPEDVIKQETDSLKVAAHPAPSPAPFSLKKELGSSGTSASTPARARGRPRKTKPGSLQPRHLKSPGRGQGSEQHDAQLQPEIQPHPQLQAQPQLQPQLQPQPQLQLHPQPQNGFLEPEGSPLSLGQSQHDLSQSAFLSWLSQTQSHGSLLSSSVLTPDSSPGKLDPTPSQPLEEPEPDETEPIPDSQAPWFSLAQMPCNAAPTPPPAVSEDQPTLSPQQPASSKPMSRPSAANPCSPVQLSSTPLPGMASKRRTGDPGGTSQSLTGAGQPKRRGRPPSKFFKQMEQRYLTQLTAQPVPPEMCSGWWCIQDPETLDATLKALHPRGIREKALHKHLNKHRDFLQEVCLRPSTDPIFEPSQLPAFQEGIMSWSPKEKTYETDLAVLQWVEELEQRVILSDLQIRGWTCPSPDSTREDLAYCEHLPDSQEDITWRGRGREGLAPQRKSTNPLDLAVMRLAALEQNVERRYLREPLWPAHEVVLEKALLSTPSGAPQCTTTEISYEITPRIRAWRQTLERCRSAAQVCLCLGQLERSIAWEKSVNKVTCLVCRKGDNDEFLLLCDGCDRGCHIYCHRPKMEAVPEGDWFCAVCLAQVEGGFTQKPGFPKRGQKRKNSYELNFPEGDGRRRRVLSRGRESPAVPRYSEEGLSPSKRRRFSMRNHHSDLTFCEIILMEMESHDAAWPFLEPVNPRLVSGYRRIIKNPMDFSTMRERLLRGGYTSSEEFAADALLVFDNCQTFNEDDSEVGKAGHIMRRFFESRWEEFYQGKQANL, encoded by the exons ATGGAGGCAAACGACCATTTTAACTTTACTGGCCTTCCCCCTGCACCTGCTGCCTCAGGACTGAAaccctctccctcctcagggGAGGGCCTCTACACTAACGGGTCTCCCATGAACTTCCCCCAGCAAGGGAAAA gTTTGAATGGGGATGTGAATGTTAATGGCTTATCTACTGTATCTCACACTACTACTTCAGGGATTTTGAATTCTGCTCCCCACTCCTCCAGCACCTCACACCTCCATCACCCCAGCGTGGCCTACGACTGTCTCTGGAACTACTCACAGTACCCATCTGCCAATTCTGGCAACAACCTCAAGGACCCACCCCTTCTCTCCCAATTCTCGGGGGGACAATACCCACTCAACGGCATCCTTGGGGGCAGCCGGCAACCTTCATCCCCAAGTCACAACACTAACCTTCGGGCTGGGAGCCAAGAGTTCTGGGCCAACGGTACCCAGAGTCCCATGGGGCTTAACTTCGACTCACAGGAACTGTATGATTCCTTTCCTGACCAGAATTTTGAGGTGATGCCCAATGGACCCCCTAGTTTTTTCACCTCCCCACAGACTTCTCCTATGTTGGGATCCAGTATCCAGACCTTCGCACCCTCCCAGGAGGTAGGCAGTGGTATCCATCCTGATGAGGCGGCAGAAAAGGAGCTGACATCAGTTGTGGCGGAGAATGGCACTGGCTTGGTAGGCAGCCTGGAGCTGGAAGAAGAGCAGCCAG AACTGAAGATATGTGGCTACAATGGCTCTGTCCCTTCTGTGGAATCATTACACCAAGAGGTCTCAGTCTTGGTCCCTGACCCCACAGTGAGCTGCTTAGATGATCCTTCACATCTTCCTGATCAACTGGAAGACACTCCAATCCTCAGTGAAGTCTCTCTGGAGCCCTTCAACCCCCTGGCACCAG AGCCAGTGAGTGGAGGACTCTATGGTATAGATGACACGGAGCTGATGGGTGCAGAGGACAAGCTGCCTCTTGAGGACAGCCCTGTGATTTCTGCCCTTGATTGCCCTTCCCTCAATAATGCCACTGCCTTCAGTCTCCTGGCAGATGACAGTCAGACTTCAGCCTCTATCTTTGCCAGCCCAACCTCTCCACCTGTCCTTGGAGAGTCTGTCCTGCAAG ATAATAGCTTTGACCTGAATAATGGTAGTGATGcagaacaggaagaaatggagactCAGGCTTCAGACTTCCCACCACCTCTGACCCAGCCAGCCTCTGACCAGTCATCCACTATTCAGCTCCATCCAGCAACTTCACCAGCAGTCCCGCCAACGGCCTCCCCGGCAATCTCTCTGGCAGTTTCGCCAGCAGCCTCCCTGGAAATCTCTCCAGAAGTCTCCCCAGCGGTTTCGCCAGCAGTCTCCCCGGAAATTTCCCCAGTCATCTCCCCAGCAGCCTTCCCAGCTGTCTCTCCAACTTCCTCAGCAGCTCTCCCACCAGTCTCCTCAGACGTCTCCTTGACAGGCTCCCCAGTGACCTCCCCAAAAGTGTCCCCTGCAGTTTCCCCAGTATCTGTCCTCCCAGCAGCCTCCTCAGCAGATAAGGATGTCAGCACCTTCCCTGAAACCACCACTGACCTGGAAGAGATCACTGGAGAAGGAGTCACTACTTCTGGTAATG GTGATGTCCTGAGGAGACGTATTGCTACCCCAGAAGAAGTCCGTCTTCCCCTCCAACATGG GTGGCGGAGAGAGGTGCGCATCAAGAAGGGCAGCCACCGGTGGCAAGGGGAGACATGGTATTATGGTCCCTGTGGGAAGAGGATGAAACAGTTTCCAGAAGTGATCAAG TACCTGAGCCGCAACGTGGTACACAATGTCCGTCGTGAGCACTTCAGTTTCAGTCCCCGTATGCCTGTTGGAGATTTCTTTGAAGAGAGAGACACGCCAGAG GGCTTGCAGTGGGTACAGCTCTCAGCAGAGGAGATCCCGTCCAGGATTCAGGCAATTACCGGGAAACGGGGCCGACCTCGAAACACTGAGAAGGCCAAGACTAAGGAAGTCCCCAAGGTGAAACGGGGACGAGGTCGGCCACCCAAGGTCAAAATCGCTGAGCTGCTGAATAAGACAGATAACCGCCTCCTAAAGAAACTGGAGGCCCAAG AAACACTGAATGAGGAGGATAAAGCAAAGATGAGTAAAATCAAGAAGAAGATGAAGCAGAAGGTACGAGGAGAATGTCAGTCTACTATCCAAGGGCAG GCCAGAAACAAGCGGAAACAAGAGACCAAGAGCTTAAAGCAGAAGGAAGCTAAGAAGAAATCCAAG GCTGAGAAGGAGAAGGtaaagacaaagcaggaaaaactgaaggaaaaagtgaaaagggagaagaaggagaaagtaaaaatgaaggaaaaggaggaagtggCCAAAGGCAAGTCAGCCTGTAAAGCTGATAAAACGCTGGCCATGCAGAGGCGCTTGGAGGAGCGGCAGAGGCAGCAGATGATCTTGGAGGAGATGAAGAAGCCCACAGAGGACATGTGTCTGACTGATCACCAG CCCCTACCTGACTTCTCCCGCATCCCTGGTCTGATCCTGCCTAGTGGGGCCTTCTCAGACTGCTTGACCATCGTGGAATTCCTGCACAGCTTCGGCAAGGTGCTAGGCTTTGACCCTGCCAAAGATGTACCCAGCCTGGGGGTCCTGCAGGAGGGACTCCTGTGTCAAGGCGACAGCCTGGGTGAGGTGCAGGATCTGCTGGTGCGGCTCCTGAAGGCTGCGCTCTATGATCCCGGCCTGCCCTCTTACTGTCAG TCCTTGAAGATCTTGGGGGAGAAGGTGTCCGAGATCCCACTGACAAGAGACAATGTGTCTGAGATCCTGCGCTGCTTCCTCATGGCATATGGAGTGGAGCCTGCCCTCTGTGACAGCCTGCGCACCCAGCCTTTTCAGGCCCAGCCCCCGCAACAGAAAGCTGCTGTCTTGGCCTTCCTTGTGCATGAGCTCAATGGCTCGACCCTCATCATCAA TGAGATCGACAAGACTCTGGAGAGTATGTCCAGCTACAGGAAAAACAAGTGGATTGTTGAAGGCCGGCTCCGGAG ACTAAAAACTGCTCTGGCCAAGCGAACTGGGCGGCCTGAAGTAGAGATGCAAGGGCCAGAGGAGGGCCTGGGGCGGAGGCGTAGCTCTCGCATCATGGAGGAGACCAGTGGTATGGAAGAAGATGACGAGGAAGAGACTGTAGCAACTGTCCATGGCCGTAGGGGTCGAAGAGATGGAGAG GTTGATGCCATAGCATCAAGCATCCCAGAGCTGGAGCGCCAGATAGAAAAACTGAGCAAG CGTCAGCTCTTCTTTCGAAAAAAGCTGCTTCACTCATCCCAGATGCTTCGGGCAGTCTCCTTGGGTCAAGACCGCTACAGACGCCGCTACTGGGTGTTGCCCTATTTGGCTGGTATCTTTGTGGAAGGAACAGAGGAGAGCTTAG TTCCTGAGGATGTGATTAAGCAGGAAACGGACTCCTTAAAAGTGGCAGCCCATCCAgcacccagcccagcccccttCTCCCTGAAGAAGGAGTTAGGTAGTTCCGGCACCTCTGCCAGTACTCCTGCCCGGGCCCGAGGCCGACCTCGGAAAACTAAGCCTGGGTCTCTGCAACCTAGGCACCTGAAATCACCTGGCCGGGGCCAGGGTTCTGAACAGCACGATGCCCAGCTTCAGCCCGAGATTCAGCCCCATCCTCAGCTTCAGGCTCAGCCCCAGCTCCAGCCTCAGCTCCAGCCTCAACCCCAGCTTCAGCTTCATCCTCAGCCCCAAAATGGGTTCTTGGAGCCAGAAGGCTCCCCCTTGTCCTTGGGTCAGAGCCAGCATGACCTAAGTCAGTCAGCTTTTCTGTCTTGGCTGAGCCAGACTCAGAgccatggctccctgctgagcagctcAGTCCTCACACCTGACAGCAGCCCTGGAAAACTGGACCCAACCCCATCACAACCCTTGGAGGAGCCAGAGCCTGATGAGACAGAGCCCATCCCTGATTCTCAAGCTCCCTGGTTTAGCTTAGCCCAGATGCCTTGCAATGCTGCCCCTACACCACCCCCAGCAGTTTCTGAGGACCAGCCTACTCTCTCCCCTCAGCAGCCTGCCTCCTCCAAGCCA ATGAGTCGACCCAGTGCGGCCAACCCCTGTTCTCCAGTACAGCTCTCTTCTACCCCCTTGCCTGGGATGGCCTCTAAGAGGCGAACAGGAGACCCTGGGGGCACATCACAGAGTCTCACAGGGGCAGGACAGCCAAAACGGAGGGGGAGACCCCCCAGTAAGTTCTTCAAACAGATGGAACAGCGTTATCTAACCCAGCTGACAGCCCAGCCTGTCCCCCCTG AGATGTGCTCTGGCTGGTGGTGCATCCAAGATCCTGAGACCCTCGATGCTACCCTCAAGGCCCTGCACCCCCGAGGCATCCGAGAAAAGGCACTTCACAAACACCTCAACAAGCACAGGGACTTCTTACAGGAAGTCTGCCTGCGGCCCTCCACTG ACCCCATCTTTGAGCCTAGTCAGCTACCTGCCTTTCAAGAGGGGATTATGAGCTGGTCCCCTAAAGAGAAGACCTATGAGACAGACCTGGCTGTGCTTCAGTGGGTAGAGGAGCTGGAACAACGGGTTATCCTCTCTGACCTGCAGATTCGG GGCTGGACATGTCCTAGCCCAGACTCTACTCGTGAAGACTTGGCCTACTGTGAGCATCTGCCTGACTCCCAGGAGGATATCACCTGGAGAGGTCGAGGTAGGGAAGGACTGGCACCCCAGCGTAAAAGCACCAACCCGCTGGACCTGGCCGTGATGCGCCTGGCTGCTCTGGAGCAGAATGTGGAGCGACGGTATCTCCGGGAGCCCCTCTGGCCAGCTCATGAGGTTGTGCTGGAGAAGGCCTTGCTCAGCACGCCCAGTGGTGCCCCCCAGTGCACCACTACAGAGAT atccTATGAGATCACTCCTCGAATTCGGGCCTGGCGCCAGACACTTGAGCGGTGCCGGAGTGCAGCGCAGGTGTGCTTGTGCCTAGGCCAGCTGGAGAGGTCCATTGCCTGGGAGAAGTCAGTCAACAAAGTG ACCTGTCTCGTCTGCCGGAAGGGTGACAATGATGAGTTTCTTCTGCTTTGTGATGGATGTGACCGTGGTTGCCACATTTACTGCCATCGGCCTAAGATGGAGGCTGTCCCAGAAGGAGATTGGTTCTGTGCAGTATGTTTGGCCCAG